In Geopsychrobacter electrodiphilus DSM 16401, a single window of DNA contains:
- a CDS encoding mechanosensitive ion channel family protein, with protein sequence MFQNINQETLMTLVQEYALPLFWALLILFVGRLVARGFTSMIRRAMARAKIDETLISFTTHVTYIAMLAFVFIAALGKLGVETTSFAAVLAAAGLAIGLSLQGSLSNFASGVILILFRPFKAGDFVEAGGVAGAIEEIQIFSTKIRSPDNKQIIVPNGQITSSTIVNYSAKETRRIDLVIGVSYKDDLKKVRTVLQEILANEQRVLVDPAPVIGLLELGDSSVNFAVRPWVSTGDYWPVRFDLLETIKLRFDAEGISIPFPQRDLHIVSGKVA encoded by the coding sequence ATGTTTCAAAATATCAATCAAGAGACCCTGATGACCCTCGTTCAGGAATATGCTTTACCTCTGTTCTGGGCCCTGCTCATTCTGTTCGTTGGACGGTTGGTCGCCAGAGGGTTTACCAGCATGATTCGGCGAGCCATGGCACGGGCCAAGATTGACGAAACTCTCATCAGTTTCACCACTCATGTCACTTATATCGCCATGCTGGCCTTTGTCTTTATTGCGGCGCTCGGCAAGCTTGGAGTTGAGACGACCTCCTTTGCCGCCGTGCTCGCTGCCGCAGGTCTCGCCATAGGCCTGTCATTGCAGGGGTCGCTTTCCAACTTCGCTTCGGGGGTGATCCTGATTCTGTTTCGTCCTTTCAAGGCCGGCGACTTTGTCGAGGCGGGTGGCGTTGCTGGCGCTATCGAAGAGATTCAGATTTTCAGCACCAAGATTCGTTCTCCGGATAATAAACAGATCATTGTCCCGAATGGACAGATCACCAGTAGCACCATCGTCAATTATTCGGCCAAGGAAACCCGCCGCATCGATCTGGTGATCGGCGTCAGCTATAAAGATGATCTCAAGAAAGTCCGTACGGTCTTGCAGGAGATTCTAGCCAACGAGCAACGGGTCCTGGTCGATCCAGCACCTGTCATCGGCCTGCTTGAGCTCGGCGACAGCAGCGTCAACTTCGCCGTTCGCCCCTGGGTTTCGACCGGGGATTACTGGCCGGTACGTTTTGACCTGCTCGAAACGATCAAACTGCGCTTTGATGCAGAGGGGATCTCCATCCCGTTTCCGCAACGCGACCTGCATATTGTTTCGGGAAAAGTCGCTTAA
- a CDS encoding OmpA family protein has product MYRQVKTALWIGLLMLFFVLSGCSTPQVTPEKVAPTDELVPQFTALNEAILAARQNQLDMLSPHWFAQAGLALERARKGISLGEGSQKVLGNIAYAKTYLGKAEDYSRVTKAVIGQAVDARNAAIKVNATEFAKEFQKLEEAFLEVTRGIENGEIAAAKKAESDLVDGYSDLELRAIKLHALNAVITQLKKSEAERASSLAPSMYALAQKKLAEADQFITAHRYETTQIQLKANAALFQARRLDQILAQIARLKTLSDEESVLWFETVLHDTTTQLHATDMRDMEWKVQLENIHATIAALQKDNLFLQKKLKDDRTSLEADIADRQQEILGLKDKIALLEGESKEAQKARELLEAKERETQATLEAEHRFQMLFVEVQKLFSKDQAEVYRQGHDLVIRLKAIRFPVGRAFITPDNYDLLSTVRSAIHTFGEPDVVIEGHTDSSGSAAANEKLSQERANAVRKYFVANEAIKPEKVMAIGYGSERPLVKNDTPAGRAINRRIDVIIHTAE; this is encoded by the coding sequence ATGTATCGACAGGTAAAAACGGCGCTATGGATTGGACTGCTGATGTTGTTCTTTGTCCTCTCCGGATGCAGCACACCTCAGGTCACCCCGGAGAAGGTTGCGCCGACGGATGAACTTGTTCCCCAGTTTACCGCCCTGAACGAGGCCATTTTAGCTGCTCGTCAAAACCAGCTGGATATGTTGTCTCCCCACTGGTTTGCGCAGGCCGGTCTTGCTCTCGAGCGTGCCCGGAAGGGGATATCCCTCGGCGAAGGGTCGCAAAAAGTTCTGGGAAATATAGCCTATGCCAAGACCTATCTGGGAAAGGCCGAAGACTACTCGCGCGTAACAAAAGCGGTCATCGGCCAGGCCGTCGACGCACGTAATGCCGCGATTAAAGTCAATGCGACAGAGTTCGCTAAAGAATTCCAGAAACTTGAAGAAGCCTTCCTCGAGGTTACCCGCGGGATCGAAAACGGGGAGATTGCTGCTGCTAAAAAGGCGGAATCCGACCTTGTTGACGGCTACTCAGATCTTGAGTTACGCGCCATAAAACTGCACGCACTTAACGCTGTAATCACTCAATTAAAAAAATCGGAAGCTGAGCGAGCGAGCTCTTTGGCGCCGTCAATGTACGCGCTGGCTCAAAAAAAGCTGGCTGAGGCCGATCAGTTTATTACCGCTCATCGTTATGAAACGACCCAGATTCAGCTCAAGGCCAATGCTGCCTTGTTCCAGGCCCGGAGGCTTGACCAGATTCTGGCGCAGATTGCTCGCCTCAAAACCTTAAGCGACGAAGAGTCCGTGCTCTGGTTCGAAACTGTTTTGCATGATACGACCACGCAGCTCCATGCGACCGATATGCGTGATATGGAGTGGAAGGTCCAGCTTGAGAATATTCACGCCACAATAGCTGCCCTGCAAAAGGATAATCTGTTCCTGCAGAAAAAGCTCAAAGACGACCGCACGTCGCTTGAGGCCGATATCGCAGACCGGCAGCAGGAGATTCTTGGGCTCAAAGACAAAATCGCGCTCCTCGAAGGGGAGTCCAAAGAGGCTCAAAAAGCCCGTGAACTGCTGGAGGCCAAGGAGCGTGAAACTCAGGCCACCCTGGAGGCCGAACATCGGTTTCAGATGTTGTTTGTTGAAGTTCAGAAGCTGTTCTCGAAAGATCAGGCCGAAGTTTACCGGCAGGGGCACGATTTGGTCATCCGGCTTAAGGCTATCCGCTTCCCCGTAGGTCGGGCGTTTATTACCCCTGATAATTATGACTTATTGAGCACTGTTCGTTCGGCAATCCACACCTTTGGAGAGCCGGATGTGGTGATAGAAGGGCATACCGATAGCAGCGGTTCGGCGGCGGCTAATGAAAAACTGTCACAGGAGCGCGCCAATGCGGTACGGAAGTATTTTGTCGCCAATGAAGCGATTAAACCCGAGAAGGTCATGGCGATCGGTTACGGCTCGGAGCGCCCATTGGTCAAAAACGACACTCCCGCTGGCCGCGCAATCAATCGACGCATTGATGTGATTATCCATACCGCGGAATAA
- a CDS encoding dihydropteroate synthase, with protein MKKSVASLYQAVELSQEIPPLLIGERCNPNGSKAFREALLAEDWDACLKVALDQEARGAQLLDICVAYAGRDEKSDMLKMISLCAGSCKAPLVIDSTSPDTIEEALPLYPGRAIINSINLEDGGKNLDRICRVAKKYGAAVVALTITEEGMALTCEKKVAAARQIHDLAVNVYGLRPQDLIFDLLTFTVGSGDVSMRTAAIETLNAIRQVKQELPGVSFTLGVSNISFGLRPAARKILNSVFLHEAVEAGLDTAIVDAAKIVPLASISQEDREVCFDLLYNRGADPVMAFIDHFEQAVEEDENEDKTSVRLEEVLRRKILKGDKDGLEDLLTELRGRWRPLDIINTLLVPAMREVGELFGRGELLLPFVLQSAEAMKRSVALLEPFMEKIEGEEQTSILIATVAGDVHDIGKNLVDIILTNNGYKVYNLGIKVPAEEIIAKARELKPDVIGLSGLLVKSALLMKEDLGQYQDAGLTQPILLGGAALTPRFVATDCVPRYKAPVVYCADAFAGLKAVREFEAGTLASTKFEIRETAAGARPGPRIEVERNIDVPSTPFLGSSTKRIEELEPLFSLVNEQALFRGRWGYRRGKLSAEDYAKLIADEVLPAYARIKAEALAEGFLNPQVSWGYYRCRSEENELILEDEGKDYRFGFPRQGFAPNLCISDFFRTQKEGGDIAGLFVVTLGPEMAVKTRALYDSDSYKEYLLWHGFGVELTDALAEYWHMQMRLEMGIATAEPQDVGGFVVQKYRGSRYGFGYPACPDLELQQPTFDLLKPERIGVSLTENYEMVPEMTTSALVVHHPQAKYFAV; from the coding sequence ATGAAGAAATCAGTTGCCAGTCTCTATCAGGCCGTCGAGCTCTCTCAGGAGATTCCACCCCTCTTGATCGGCGAACGCTGTAATCCCAATGGCTCCAAGGCTTTTCGTGAAGCGCTGTTGGCCGAAGACTGGGACGCCTGTCTCAAGGTGGCCCTTGATCAGGAGGCGCGCGGGGCTCAGTTGCTGGATATTTGCGTTGCTTATGCCGGACGTGATGAGAAGAGCGACATGCTCAAGATGATCAGTCTCTGCGCCGGTTCCTGCAAGGCGCCACTGGTGATCGACTCGACCAGCCCCGATACCATCGAGGAGGCGTTACCGCTCTATCCCGGTCGCGCGATTATCAATTCCATCAATCTCGAAGACGGCGGCAAGAATCTCGACCGCATCTGCAGAGTTGCGAAGAAATACGGCGCTGCGGTCGTGGCGTTAACCATCACCGAAGAGGGGATGGCTCTGACCTGTGAAAAGAAGGTTGCTGCCGCCAGACAGATTCATGATCTCGCCGTGAACGTCTACGGCTTACGCCCACAGGACCTGATCTTCGATCTGCTGACCTTTACCGTTGGTTCTGGCGATGTCAGCATGCGAACGGCGGCAATCGAGACCCTGAACGCGATCCGTCAGGTTAAACAGGAACTCCCCGGAGTCAGCTTTACCCTTGGCGTCAGTAACATCTCCTTCGGCCTGCGACCGGCAGCCCGTAAGATTCTCAATTCAGTCTTTCTGCATGAAGCGGTCGAGGCCGGGCTTGATACGGCCATCGTCGATGCGGCCAAAATCGTTCCCCTCGCCTCTATCAGTCAGGAGGACCGCGAGGTCTGCTTCGATCTGCTGTATAACCGCGGAGCCGATCCGGTGATGGCTTTTATTGATCATTTTGAACAAGCCGTCGAAGAGGATGAAAACGAGGATAAAACAAGCGTGCGGCTCGAAGAGGTGCTGCGGCGGAAAATTCTCAAAGGGGACAAGGACGGGCTCGAGGACCTGCTGACAGAACTTCGCGGCCGCTGGCGACCGCTCGATATCATCAATACCCTGCTGGTCCCGGCGATGCGTGAGGTGGGTGAGCTCTTCGGCCGTGGTGAATTGCTGCTCCCCTTTGTGCTGCAATCGGCCGAAGCGATGAAGCGCTCGGTCGCACTGCTCGAACCCTTCATGGAGAAGATTGAGGGGGAAGAGCAGACCAGCATCCTGATCGCCACGGTTGCCGGTGATGTGCACGATATCGGCAAAAATCTGGTCGACATCATCCTCACCAACAACGGCTACAAAGTTTACAATCTGGGAATCAAGGTGCCGGCCGAAGAGATCATCGCCAAGGCCCGCGAACTCAAGCCGGATGTCATAGGACTCTCAGGCCTGTTGGTGAAGTCAGCGTTGTTGATGAAAGAAGATCTCGGCCAATATCAGGATGCCGGTCTGACCCAGCCGATTCTCCTCGGTGGTGCAGCCTTAACCCCCCGATTCGTCGCCACGGACTGTGTCCCGCGTTATAAGGCGCCAGTGGTGTATTGTGCCGATGCTTTCGCCGGACTTAAAGCCGTTCGTGAGTTCGAAGCAGGAACCCTGGCGTCAACAAAATTTGAAATAAGAGAGACCGCTGCCGGGGCTCGTCCCGGACCCAGGATAGAGGTCGAACGGAATATTGATGTCCCTTCCACTCCGTTTCTCGGTTCAAGCACAAAACGAATAGAGGAGCTTGAACCCCTGTTCTCGTTGGTGAATGAGCAGGCCTTGTTTCGCGGTCGCTGGGGTTACCGGCGCGGAAAACTCTCGGCTGAGGATTATGCTAAATTGATCGCAGACGAGGTGCTTCCCGCCTATGCCCGGATCAAGGCTGAGGCGCTCGCCGAAGGGTTTTTAAATCCACAGGTTTCCTGGGGATACTATCGGTGCCGCAGTGAAGAGAATGAACTGATCCTGGAAGATGAGGGAAAAGATTATCGTTTCGGGTTCCCCCGTCAGGGCTTTGCACCCAACCTCTGTATCAGCGACTTTTTCCGAACTCAAAAAGAGGGTGGGGATATCGCTGGCCTTTTCGTCGTTACCCTTGGGCCCGAGATGGCGGTGAAGACCAGGGCTCTCTATGATTCAGACAGCTATAAAGAGTACCTGCTGTGGCACGGCTTTGGTGTCGAATTGACGGATGCCCTGGCTGAATACTGGCATATGCAGATGCGTCTCGAAATGGGGATAGCGACGGCTGAACCCCAGGACGTCGGCGGCTTTGTGGTGCAGAAGTATCGCGGCAGTCGTTACGGCTTCGGATATCCGGCCTGTCCTGATCTTGAACTGCAGCAGCCTACGTTTGATTTGCTGAAGCCCGAAAGGATCGGGGTCAGTTTGACCGAAAATTATGAGATGGTCCCAGAGATGACCACGTCAGCTCTGGTCGTGCATCATCCCCAGGCGAAGTATTTTGCTGTTTGA
- a CDS encoding homocysteine S-methyltransferase family protein has product MGFSDHPVLIFDGACGTNLQQMTIPDEAWAGCDGCNEVLNLHGPEFIIRLHQSMLDAGAMVLETDTFGASSVVLAEYGLQDRVKEINRRAVELARTAIAGKTGKYVAGSVGPGTKLPSLGHISVADLARSTREQVEALLEAGVDCLMIETCQDLLQTKTAMISVFEVLASAKLELPVLVSVTIEQQGTMLVGSDIAAVIATLEPFDLFSLGLNCATGPQDMASHVRSLSHHWPKRISVIPNQGLPEVVNGETAYPLSPVDFAGQMYNFVTKLGVSIVGGCCGTSPAHIKALCEKLVGAVPGKREVSR; this is encoded by the coding sequence ATGGGATTCAGCGATCACCCGGTACTGATTTTTGATGGTGCCTGCGGAACCAATCTGCAACAGATGACGATACCCGATGAAGCCTGGGCCGGTTGTGATGGCTGTAACGAGGTTCTCAATCTCCATGGACCGGAATTTATTATTCGGTTGCATCAGAGTATGCTCGATGCCGGGGCGATGGTGCTTGAAACCGACACCTTCGGCGCCTCCAGCGTGGTCCTTGCAGAATACGGGCTGCAGGATCGCGTCAAGGAGATCAATCGCCGGGCGGTTGAACTTGCCCGTACCGCGATTGCCGGAAAGACCGGTAAGTATGTTGCCGGCTCCGTCGGACCAGGGACAAAATTACCGAGTCTGGGCCATATCTCCGTCGCGGATCTTGCGCGTTCTACGCGTGAGCAGGTGGAAGCCTTGCTTGAGGCCGGGGTTGACTGTCTGATGATCGAAACCTGCCAGGATCTGCTGCAGACCAAGACCGCCATGATCAGCGTCTTCGAGGTGCTTGCCTCCGCAAAACTCGAACTGCCGGTGCTCGTCTCGGTGACTATCGAGCAGCAGGGGACGATGCTGGTCGGATCAGACATCGCTGCCGTCATCGCGACCCTCGAGCCCTTTGATCTGTTCTCCCTCGGGCTTAACTGTGCGACCGGACCGCAGGATATGGCGAGTCACGTGCGCTCACTTTCACACCATTGGCCGAAACGGATTTCCGTGATCCCCAATCAGGGTCTTCCTGAAGTCGTCAACGGCGAAACGGCCTATCCCTTGTCTCCCGTCGACTTCGCTGGTCAGATGTATAATTTTGTGACAAAGCTCGGGGTGAGTATCGTCGGGGGCTGTTGCGGTACCAGCCCGGCGCATATCAAGGCACTCTGTGAGAAACTTGTCGGTGCGGTGCCGGGCAAGCGGGAGGTGAGCCGATGA